From the Lathyrus oleraceus cultivar Zhongwan6 chromosome 4, CAAS_Psat_ZW6_1.0, whole genome shotgun sequence genome, one window contains:
- the LOC127074140 gene encoding monocopper oxidase-like protein SKU5, producing MASSKPLFLFLFLINIFFLLTLTSAEDAFVPYNFEVSYITASPLGVPQQVIAINDQFPGPTINVTTNNNVAVNVRNKLDESLLIHWSGIQQRRSSWQDGVLGTNCPIPPKWNWTYQFQVKDQIGSFFYFPSLHFQRAAGGFGGFIINNRPVISVPFDTPQGDIVVFIGDWYTRNHTDLRKDLDGGKDLGMPDGVLINGKGPYRYNDTLVPDNIDFEQLDVQPGKTYRIRVHNVGISTSLNFRIQNHNLLLAETEGSYTVQQNYTSLDIHVGQSYSFLVTMDQNASSDYYIVASARFVNESRWKRVTGVGILHYSNSKGKAKGPLPAGPDDQFDKTYSMNQARSIRWNVSASGARPNPQGSFRYGSINVTDIYVLKNKPLVKIDGKRRATLSGISYTNPATPLRLADQFKVKGVYKLDFPTKPLTGSPRIETSVINGSFRGFMEIILQNNDTKMHTYHLDGYAFFVVGMDFGDWSENSRGTYNKWDGIARSTAQVYPGAWTAVLVSLDNVGIWNLRTENLDSWYLGQETYIRVVNPEPTNKTELPIPDNALFCGALAKKQKQQIISSAASFNGNGLKLLFTLLMFVCAISNIFQ from the exons ATGGCTTCATCTAAACCTctcttcctcttcctcttccTCATCAACATTTTCTTTCTTCTCACACTCACTTCTGCAGAAGATGCATTTGTTCCCTACAACTTTGAAGTCTCCTACATCACTGCATCTCCTCTCGGAGTACCCCAACag GTAATTGCTATCAACGACCAGTTTCCAGGTCCTACTATTAATGTAACAACAAACAACAATGTTGCTGTTAATGTCCGAAACAAATTGGATGAGAGTCTCCTCATTCATTG GTCTGGGATTCAGCAAAGGAGGAGTTCATGGCAAGATGGTGTTCTTGGAACAAATTGTCCTATTCCACCAAAATGGAACTGGACTTACCAGTTTCAGGTGAAGGATCAGATTGGAAGCTTTTTCTACTTTCCTTCACTTCATTTTCAAAGAGCAGCTGGTGGATTTGGTGGTTTCATCATCAATAACCGTCCTGTTATTTCGGTTCCTTTTGATACTCCTCAGGGGGACATTGTTGTTTTTATCGGAGATTGGTACACTCGTAATCACACG GATTTGAGAAAGGATCTAGATGGTGGAAAAGATCTTGGCATGCCGGATGGTGTTCTCATAAATGGAAAAGGCCCTTATAGATATAACGATACACTTGTTCCTGATAACATTGATTTCGAGCAACTCGATGTTCAACCTG GAAAAACTTACCGGATACGTGTACATAATGTTGGAATATCAACCAGTCTGAATTTCAGGATTCAGAACCATAACTTACTTCTAGCAGAAACTGAGGGGTCATATACAGTGCAACAGAACTACACTAGCTTAGATATTCACGTTGGACAATCTTATTCTTTTCTGGTAACCATGGATCAGAACGCAAGTTCAGATTATTACATCGTAGCAAGTGCGAGGTTTGTGAACGAATCGCGATGGAAAAGAGTTACTGGTGTTGGTATCTTGCATTATTCAAATTCCAAGGGGAAAGCAAAAGGTCCTTTACCAGCAGGTCCAGATGATCAATTCGACAAAACCTACTCAATGAACCAAGCAAGATCCATCAG ATGGAATGTATCAGCCAGTGGCGCGCGTCCGAATCCACAAGGATCATTCAGATACGGTTCCATCAACGTGACAGATATTTACGTATTAAAAAATAAGCCACTAGTGAAAATTGACGGGAAGCGGCGAGCAACACTTAGTGGAATCTCTTATACCAACCCTGCCACTCCACTCAGGCTCGCCGACCAATTCAAAGTAAAGGGAGTATACAAGCTTGACTTCCCCACGAAGCCTCTAACCGGATCTCCTCGGATAGAAACATCAGTAATCAATGGAAGCTTTAGAGGATTTATGGAAATTATTTTGCAGAACAATGACACCAAGATGCATACCTATCACTTGGATGGATATGCATTTTTTGTAGTAGG GATGGACTTCGGCGATTGGTCTGAGAATAGCAGGGGTACATATAACAAGTGGGATGGAATAGCTCGTAGCACAGCACAG GTTTATCCTGGTGCATGGACAGCAGTTTTGGTCTCCCTCGACAACGTTGGAATATGGAATCTGAGAACCGAAAACCTTGATTCATGGTATCTTGGTCAAGAAACATACATCAGAGTTGTCAACCCCGAGCCTACAAACAAGACCGAGTTACCAATTCCAGACAACGCCCTTTTCTGTGGCGCCCTTGCAAAGAAGCAAAA GCAACAAATAATTTCTTCAGCTGCTTCATTCAATGGAAATGGACTGAAGTTGTTATTCACTTTGTTGATGTTTGTATGTGCCATAAGCAACATTTTTCAGTAG